A genomic region of Cannabis sativa cultivar Pink pepper isolate KNU-18-1 chromosome 1, ASM2916894v1, whole genome shotgun sequence contains the following coding sequences:
- the LOC115703846 gene encoding uncharacterized protein LOC115703846, whose amino-acid sequence MGKMNEVADELFSLFLSLKDYVFRNSEQGSRKMKITLDDIEEEVLFWKPSIVCYVLGVNPPLHILEGFANRIWKDKVDRVKRDQVINRGYIFFNRRPVIMKSWDPNVNFKKEDVKCVPIWVQLEELELKYWGQRSLFKIVGQLGKPLMVDSFTKERERLNYPTVLVEVIMDQHLPDMLEFENEFGSNTSVGIKYEWKPVTCSHCFGIGHSTTDCKKVTNAKQHWVTKKDNRKVIETDEEGFTKVSKGKKVDMKEKSNAGAAVTVTNNTFQALSLEELNGTTNGDIAENGIGTDGTTAEYESNIGGGSSLSFQWINCYVGMVKAPKLGALYSNVFDGWCFSSNIAWYAGGKIAIGWNPCRFTVDIIKCTSQLIHLKISTVESFNSFLTVVYAFNNRGERRLLWKDICELYSDENWCLMGDFNDILAKEERVGLRVRSYPDSDFFRCVNFRKLEDVKASKKFFTWTNKQPGADRIYSKIDRIMANQAWITKYEFVEAVFLNEGLFDHSPGILSLHPGMVGGSLSSTLRCGNLIQSMMIT is encoded by the exons GAATTCAGAGCAAGGTAGTAGGAAAATGAAGATAACTTTAGATGATATTGAGGAGGAGGTTTTGTTTTGGAAGCCTTCGATTGTGTGCTATGTTCTTGGAGTGAATCCTCCACTGCACATACTTGAGGGTTTTGCAAATAGGATTTGGAAAGATAAGGTTGATCGAGTGAAG AGAGATCAGGTCATCAATAGGGGATACATTTTCTTCAATCGTAGACCTGTCATTATGAAGTCGTGGGATCCTAATGTCAACTTTAAGAAAGAGGATGTCAAATGTGTACCAATTTGGGTTCAACTTGAGGAATTGGAGCTGAAATATTGGGGCCAAAGATCACTTTTTAAGATAGTTGGGCAGCTAGGGAAACCTCTAATGGTGGATTCTTTCACCAAGGAGAGGGAGAGGCTGAACTACCCTACAGTGCTTGTTGAGGTTATAATGGATCAACATCTACCTGATATGCTAGAATTCGAAAATGAATTTGGGTCGAATACATCAGTTGGAATAAAATATGAGTGGAAACCAGTCACATGTTCCCACTGCTTTGGTATTGGACATTCCACAACTGATTGCAAAAAGGTTACAAATGCCAAACAACATTGGGTTACCAAAAAAGATAACAGGAAGGTCATAGAAACTGATGAGGAGGGCTTCACTAAGGTCTCAAAAGGGAAGAAGGTAGACATGAAAGAGAAGTCAAATGCTGGAGCTGCTGTAACAGTGACTAATAACACTTTCCAGGCCCTGAGTTTGGAGGAATTAAATGGCACTACAAATGGAGATATTGCAGAAAATGGAATCGGTACAGATGGGACAACTGCAGAATATGAGAGCAACATAGGAGGGGGGAGTTCACTCTCTTTCCAATGGATAAATTGCTATGTTGGAAT GGTAAAGGCTCCAAAACTTGGAGCCTTGTACTCTAATGTTTTTGATGGATGGTGTTTCTCTTCCAATATAGCTTGGTATGCAGGAGGGAAGATTGCTATAGGATGGAACCCTTGTAGATTCACTGTTGATATCATCAAATGTACTAGCCAATTAATACATTTGAAGATTTCAACAGTTGAGAGTTTCAATAGTTTTCTTACTGTGGTATATGCTTTTAATAATCGAGGAGAAAGAAGGCTTTTATGGAAGGACATATGTGAATTGTACTCTGATGAAAATTGGTGTCTGATGGGGGACTTTAATGACATTTTGGCCAAAGAGGAGAGGGTGGGGCTTAGGGTTAGATCCTATCCTGACTCTGATTTCTTTAGATGTGTGAACTTCCGCAAACTAGAAGATGTCAAAGCAAGTAAGAAATTTTTCACTTGGACAAACAAGCAACCAGGTGCAGATAGAATCTATTCCAAGATTGACAGGATAATGGCCAATCAAGCATGGATTACCAAGTATGAATTTGTTGAAGCTGTATTCCTAAATGAGGGACTTTTCGATCATTCCCCTGGTATTTTATCTCTACATCCTGGAATGGTGGGGGGAAGCCTTTCAAGTACTTTAAGATGTGGAAATCTCATCCAAAGTATGATGATCACCtaa
- the LOC115706092 gene encoding uncharacterized protein LOC115706092 isoform X1, producing the protein MIAVPKPKCMFGLTAVSPNTTTTLRAALNSSISNINLLRPNCSNSYRSLCPFPTSSANCLYLLHSRSATFKAMAAQETVTHETAVLTHSGNKQALISLSDKRDLTLLGDGLQKLGYTIVSTGGTASALETAGVSVTKVEQLTRFPEMLDGRVKTLHPNIHGGILARRDEKHHMEALNEHGIGVFDIVVVNLYPFYDTVTSTKEIEFEDGIENIDIGGPAMIRAAAKNHKDVLVVVDSQDYPALLEFLKGNQDNQQFRRELAWKAFQHVASYDSAVAEWLWKQTNGGKFPPNITVPMTLKSSLRYGENPHQKAAFYADKSLSEVDGGGIATAIQHHGKEMSYNNYLDADAAWNCVAEFKKPTCVVVKHTNPCGVASRDDILEAYRLAVKADPVSAFGGIVAFNIEVDEALAKEIREFRSPTGGETRMFYEIVVAPKYTKKGLEILRGKSKTLRILEARNNKKGKLSLRQVGGGWLAQDTDDLTPEDIQFKVMSEKAPEESELRDAEFAWLCAKHVKSNAIVIAKNNCMLGMGSGQPNRRESLRIALKKAGDEVKGAALASDAFFPFAWKDAVEEACENGIGVIAEPGGSIRDGDAIDCCNKYGVSLVFTNVRHFRH; encoded by the exons ATGATAGCAGTCCCAAAACCAAAGT GTATGTTTGGTTTAACAGCAGTTTCTCCCAACACAACCACTACACTTAGAGCGGCATTGAACTCCTCAATTTCCAATATCAACCTTCTTCGACCAAATTGCTCTAATTCCTATAGAAGCCTATGTCCTTTTCCG ACTTCTTCAGCTAACTGCTTGTACCTGTTGCACTCAAGGTCTGCTACTTTCAAAGCAATGGCAGCTCAGGAAACAGTGACGCATGAAACAGCCGTGCTAACTCATTCTG GTAATAAACAAGCATTAATATCACTGTCAGACAAGAGAGACCTCACCTTATTAGGGGATGGGCTTCAGAAATTGGG CTACACAATTGTGTCGACTGGAGGGACAGCTTCTGCTTTAGAAACTGCTGGGGTGTCTGTTACAAAAGTAGAACAACTGACTCGTTTTCCGGAGATG CTTGATGGCCGTGTAAAAACTTTACACCCTAATATTCATGGGGGTATTCTGGCTAGAAGAGACGAAAAGCATCATATGGAGGCTCTAAATGAGCATGGAATTG GTGTGTTTGATATTGTGGTGGTGAACTTGTACCCCTTCTATGATACAGTCACTTCAACTAAAGAAATTGAGTTTGAAGATGGAATTGAAAACATTGATATTGGCGGCCCTGCCATGATAAGAGCTGCTGCCAAG AACCATAAAGACGTCCTGGTTGTTGTTGATTCACAAGACTATCCTGCCCTTTTAGAATTTCTAAAAGGAAACCAAGATAATCAACAATTTCGTAGAGAGCTTGCATGGAAGGCTTTCCAGCATGTTGCTTCTTATGATTCTGCCGTCGCAGAGTGGTTGTGGAAGCAGACAAATGGAG GTAAATTTCCTCCTAATATCACGGTGCCGATGACACTTAAAAGCTCCCTTCGTTATGGTGAAAATCCTCATCAAAAGGCTGCATTTTATGCTGATAAGAGTCTTTCTGAAGTTGATGGTGGTGGTATTGCAACTGCTATTCAACACCATGGGAAG GAAATGTCATACAATAACTACTTAGATGCTGATGCAGCCTGGAATTGTGTGGCAGAGTTTAAGAAACCTACATGTGTAGTTGTAAAGCACACAAATCCTTGTGGTGTAGCTTCTCGTGATGATATCCTTGAAGCTTATAGACTAGCTGTGAAGGCAGATCCAGTGAGTGCATTTGGTGGTATTGTTGCCTTCAACATAGAAGTTGATGAG GCTCTTGCTAAGGAAATCAGAGAATTTAGAAGCCCAACAGGTGGTGAAACCAGGATGTTCTATGAGATTGTGGTTGCGCCTAAGTATACAAAGAAAGGGCTTGAGATCCTCCGAGGAAAATCAAAGACTTTGAGGATCCTTGAGGCGAGAAACAATAAGAAAGGAAAGCTTTCCCTTAGACAGGTTGGTGGTGGGTGGTTAGCTCAGGACACTGATGATTTAACCCCTGAAGACATACAATTTAAAGTCATGTCTGAGAAGGCTCCAGAAGAAAGTGAGCTTCGCGATGCAGAGTTTGCATGGTTGTGCGCCAAGCACGTCAAGAGCAATGCTATTGTGATAGCAAAG AACAACTGTATGCTGGGAATGGGAAGCGGGCAGCCAAATCGTCGGGAGAGTTTAAGGATAGCTTTGAAGAAAGCAGGAGATGAGGTCAAGGGAGCAGCTTTGGCTAGTGATGCTTTCTTCCCATTTG CTTGGAAAGATGCTGTGGAAGAAGCTTGTGAGAATGGAATTGGTGTTATTGCTGAGCCTGGGGGGAGCATCAGAGATGGGGATGCCATAGACTGCTGCAACAAGTATGGTGTATCGCTTGTCTTCACAAATGTAAGGCACTTTAGGCATTGA
- the LOC115706092 gene encoding uncharacterized protein LOC115706092 isoform X2: protein MAAQETVTHETAVLTHSGNKQALISLSDKRDLTLLGDGLQKLGYTIVSTGGTASALETAGVSVTKVEQLTRFPEMLDGRVKTLHPNIHGGILARRDEKHHMEALNEHGIGVFDIVVVNLYPFYDTVTSTKEIEFEDGIENIDIGGPAMIRAAAKNHKDVLVVVDSQDYPALLEFLKGNQDNQQFRRELAWKAFQHVASYDSAVAEWLWKQTNGGKFPPNITVPMTLKSSLRYGENPHQKAAFYADKSLSEVDGGGIATAIQHHGKEMSYNNYLDADAAWNCVAEFKKPTCVVVKHTNPCGVASRDDILEAYRLAVKADPVSAFGGIVAFNIEVDEALAKEIREFRSPTGGETRMFYEIVVAPKYTKKGLEILRGKSKTLRILEARNNKKGKLSLRQVGGGWLAQDTDDLTPEDIQFKVMSEKAPEESELRDAEFAWLCAKHVKSNAIVIAKNNCMLGMGSGQPNRRESLRIALKKAGDEVKGAALASDAFFPFAWKDAVEEACENGIGVIAEPGGSIRDGDAIDCCNKYGVSLVFTNVRHFRH, encoded by the exons ATGGCAGCTCAGGAAACAGTGACGCATGAAACAGCCGTGCTAACTCATTCTG GTAATAAACAAGCATTAATATCACTGTCAGACAAGAGAGACCTCACCTTATTAGGGGATGGGCTTCAGAAATTGGG CTACACAATTGTGTCGACTGGAGGGACAGCTTCTGCTTTAGAAACTGCTGGGGTGTCTGTTACAAAAGTAGAACAACTGACTCGTTTTCCGGAGATG CTTGATGGCCGTGTAAAAACTTTACACCCTAATATTCATGGGGGTATTCTGGCTAGAAGAGACGAAAAGCATCATATGGAGGCTCTAAATGAGCATGGAATTG GTGTGTTTGATATTGTGGTGGTGAACTTGTACCCCTTCTATGATACAGTCACTTCAACTAAAGAAATTGAGTTTGAAGATGGAATTGAAAACATTGATATTGGCGGCCCTGCCATGATAAGAGCTGCTGCCAAG AACCATAAAGACGTCCTGGTTGTTGTTGATTCACAAGACTATCCTGCCCTTTTAGAATTTCTAAAAGGAAACCAAGATAATCAACAATTTCGTAGAGAGCTTGCATGGAAGGCTTTCCAGCATGTTGCTTCTTATGATTCTGCCGTCGCAGAGTGGTTGTGGAAGCAGACAAATGGAG GTAAATTTCCTCCTAATATCACGGTGCCGATGACACTTAAAAGCTCCCTTCGTTATGGTGAAAATCCTCATCAAAAGGCTGCATTTTATGCTGATAAGAGTCTTTCTGAAGTTGATGGTGGTGGTATTGCAACTGCTATTCAACACCATGGGAAG GAAATGTCATACAATAACTACTTAGATGCTGATGCAGCCTGGAATTGTGTGGCAGAGTTTAAGAAACCTACATGTGTAGTTGTAAAGCACACAAATCCTTGTGGTGTAGCTTCTCGTGATGATATCCTTGAAGCTTATAGACTAGCTGTGAAGGCAGATCCAGTGAGTGCATTTGGTGGTATTGTTGCCTTCAACATAGAAGTTGATGAG GCTCTTGCTAAGGAAATCAGAGAATTTAGAAGCCCAACAGGTGGTGAAACCAGGATGTTCTATGAGATTGTGGTTGCGCCTAAGTATACAAAGAAAGGGCTTGAGATCCTCCGAGGAAAATCAAAGACTTTGAGGATCCTTGAGGCGAGAAACAATAAGAAAGGAAAGCTTTCCCTTAGACAGGTTGGTGGTGGGTGGTTAGCTCAGGACACTGATGATTTAACCCCTGAAGACATACAATTTAAAGTCATGTCTGAGAAGGCTCCAGAAGAAAGTGAGCTTCGCGATGCAGAGTTTGCATGGTTGTGCGCCAAGCACGTCAAGAGCAATGCTATTGTGATAGCAAAG AACAACTGTATGCTGGGAATGGGAAGCGGGCAGCCAAATCGTCGGGAGAGTTTAAGGATAGCTTTGAAGAAAGCAGGAGATGAGGTCAAGGGAGCAGCTTTGGCTAGTGATGCTTTCTTCCCATTTG CTTGGAAAGATGCTGTGGAAGAAGCTTGTGAGAATGGAATTGGTGTTATTGCTGAGCCTGGGGGGAGCATCAGAGATGGGGATGCCATAGACTGCTGCAACAAGTATGGTGTATCGCTTGTCTTCACAAATGTAAGGCACTTTAGGCATTGA
- the LOC115706092 gene encoding uncharacterized protein LOC115706092 isoform X3, translating to MFGLTAVSPNTTTTLRAALNSSISNINLLRPNCSNSYRSLCPFPTSSANCLYLLHSRSATFKAMAAQETVTHETAVLTHSGNKQALISLSDKRDLTLLGDGLQKLGYTIVSTGGTASALETAGVSVTKVEQLTRFPEMLDGRVKTLHPNIHGGILARRDEKHHMEALNEHGIGVFDIVVVNLYPFYDTVTSTKEIEFEDGIENIDIGGPAMIRAAAKNHKDVLVVVDSQDYPALLEFLKGNQDNQQFRRELAWKAFQHVASYDSAVAEWLWKQTNGGKFPPNITVPMTLKSSLRYGENPHQKAAFYADKSLSEVDGGGIATAIQHHGKEMSYNNYLDADAAWNCVAEFKKPTCVVVKHTNPCGVASRDDILEAYRLAVKADPVSAFGGIVAFNIEVDEALAKEIREFRSPTGGETRMFYEIVVAPKYTKKGLEILRGKSKTLRILEARNNKKGKLSLRQVGGGWLAQDTDDLTPEDIQFKVMSEKAPEESELRDAEFAWLCAKHVKSNAIVIAKNNCMLGMGSGQPNRRESLRIALKKAGDEVKGAALASDAFFPFAWKDAVEEACENGIGVIAEPGGSIRDGDAIDCCNKYGVSLVFTNVRHFRH from the exons ATGTTTGGTTTAACAGCAGTTTCTCCCAACACAACCACTACACTTAGAGCGGCATTGAACTCCTCAATTTCCAATATCAACCTTCTTCGACCAAATTGCTCTAATTCCTATAGAAGCCTATGTCCTTTTCCG ACTTCTTCAGCTAACTGCTTGTACCTGTTGCACTCAAGGTCTGCTACTTTCAAAGCAATGGCAGCTCAGGAAACAGTGACGCATGAAACAGCCGTGCTAACTCATTCTG GTAATAAACAAGCATTAATATCACTGTCAGACAAGAGAGACCTCACCTTATTAGGGGATGGGCTTCAGAAATTGGG CTACACAATTGTGTCGACTGGAGGGACAGCTTCTGCTTTAGAAACTGCTGGGGTGTCTGTTACAAAAGTAGAACAACTGACTCGTTTTCCGGAGATG CTTGATGGCCGTGTAAAAACTTTACACCCTAATATTCATGGGGGTATTCTGGCTAGAAGAGACGAAAAGCATCATATGGAGGCTCTAAATGAGCATGGAATTG GTGTGTTTGATATTGTGGTGGTGAACTTGTACCCCTTCTATGATACAGTCACTTCAACTAAAGAAATTGAGTTTGAAGATGGAATTGAAAACATTGATATTGGCGGCCCTGCCATGATAAGAGCTGCTGCCAAG AACCATAAAGACGTCCTGGTTGTTGTTGATTCACAAGACTATCCTGCCCTTTTAGAATTTCTAAAAGGAAACCAAGATAATCAACAATTTCGTAGAGAGCTTGCATGGAAGGCTTTCCAGCATGTTGCTTCTTATGATTCTGCCGTCGCAGAGTGGTTGTGGAAGCAGACAAATGGAG GTAAATTTCCTCCTAATATCACGGTGCCGATGACACTTAAAAGCTCCCTTCGTTATGGTGAAAATCCTCATCAAAAGGCTGCATTTTATGCTGATAAGAGTCTTTCTGAAGTTGATGGTGGTGGTATTGCAACTGCTATTCAACACCATGGGAAG GAAATGTCATACAATAACTACTTAGATGCTGATGCAGCCTGGAATTGTGTGGCAGAGTTTAAGAAACCTACATGTGTAGTTGTAAAGCACACAAATCCTTGTGGTGTAGCTTCTCGTGATGATATCCTTGAAGCTTATAGACTAGCTGTGAAGGCAGATCCAGTGAGTGCATTTGGTGGTATTGTTGCCTTCAACATAGAAGTTGATGAG GCTCTTGCTAAGGAAATCAGAGAATTTAGAAGCCCAACAGGTGGTGAAACCAGGATGTTCTATGAGATTGTGGTTGCGCCTAAGTATACAAAGAAAGGGCTTGAGATCCTCCGAGGAAAATCAAAGACTTTGAGGATCCTTGAGGCGAGAAACAATAAGAAAGGAAAGCTTTCCCTTAGACAGGTTGGTGGTGGGTGGTTAGCTCAGGACACTGATGATTTAACCCCTGAAGACATACAATTTAAAGTCATGTCTGAGAAGGCTCCAGAAGAAAGTGAGCTTCGCGATGCAGAGTTTGCATGGTTGTGCGCCAAGCACGTCAAGAGCAATGCTATTGTGATAGCAAAG AACAACTGTATGCTGGGAATGGGAAGCGGGCAGCCAAATCGTCGGGAGAGTTTAAGGATAGCTTTGAAGAAAGCAGGAGATGAGGTCAAGGGAGCAGCTTTGGCTAGTGATGCTTTCTTCCCATTTG CTTGGAAAGATGCTGTGGAAGAAGCTTGTGAGAATGGAATTGGTGTTATTGCTGAGCCTGGGGGGAGCATCAGAGATGGGGATGCCATAGACTGCTGCAACAAGTATGGTGTATCGCTTGTCTTCACAAATGTAAGGCACTTTAGGCATTGA